One part of the Denticeps clupeoides chromosome 8, fDenClu1.1, whole genome shotgun sequence genome encodes these proteins:
- the LOC114795670 gene encoding LOW QUALITY PROTEIN: mitochondrial genome maintenance exonuclease 1-like (The sequence of the model RefSeq protein was modified relative to this genomic sequence to represent the inferred CDS: deleted 1 base in 1 codon), with protein sequence MCLHVYSVGTTPFLSRPASGVECHSDRHLFPGIVTELTTSVARCLSTSCARTARKKGSQYGAVDTERYSSLVKSVVSSRVSAQTPETLQDQDTLLYGPIVEPRRPRDKPRVPRNRVPLRNEDKVGLRDACAPGPVARLMLQRGPDKSATPSVTRVLQQTMSPEQLLLLERWKRRMIAELGEEGFRQYSANLFRLGALFHTALEDALTSPSGPANRFEQQEEEVAGYMESVRSVLDDLSDMRAIESAVHHRALNYVGVVDCVARYRGRLCAIDWKTSEKAKPFIQNTYDNPIQVAAYIGALNSDENYRYQVENGLIVVAYKDGSPAHPHFFGLDKVLQYWENWLLRLEDFTDKNPPVT encoded by the exons ATGTGTTTGC ATGTTTACAGCGTCGGGACCACGCCGTTTCTGAGTCGGCCAGCGTCCGGAGTTGAGTGTCACTCCGACCGACACTTGTTCCCTGGGATCGTCACCGAGCTGACGACCAGTGTTGCCAG GTGTCTCTCCACGTCCTGTGCGCGGACGGCCCGTAAAAAAGGCAGCCAGTACGGTGCCGTGGACACGGAGCGCTACTCCTCCCTCGTCAAGTCCGTCGTGTCCTCCAGAGTCAGCGCCCAGACCCCCGAAACCCTGCAGGACCAGGACACGCTGCTCTACGGGCCGATCGTCGAACCTCGGCGGCCCCGCGACAAGCCCAGGGTTCCCAGGAACCGTGTCCCGCTACGTAACGAGGACAAGGTCGGGCTGAGAGACGCCTGCGCCCCGGGGCCCGTGGCCCGACTCATGCTGCAGAGGGGCCCCGACAAATCCGCCACGCCCAGCGTGACCCGCGTCCTGCAGCAGACCATGAGCCCAGAGCAGCTGTTAttgctggagaggtggaagaggaggatgatcgcagagctgggagaggag ggctTCAGGCAGTACAGTGCGA ACCTTTTTAGGCTAGGAGCATTATTCCACACTGCTCTTGAGGATGCTCTCACTTCTCCAAGCGGGCCTGCTAACAGGTTTgaacagcaggaggaggaggtagCTGGGTACATGGAGAGTGTCCGCAGTGTGCTGGACGACCTCAGTGACATGAGGGCCATCGAGAGTGCCGTGCACCACCGGGCTCTGAATTACGTGGGCGTGGTGGACTGTGTGGCTCGGTACAG GGGACGCTTGTGTGCAATAGACTGGAAGACGTCTGAGAAGGCCAAGCCCTTCATTCAGAACACGTATGATAATCCCATTCAAGTGGCTGCGTATATCGGTGCTTTAAACAGCGATGAAAACTACAGGTACCAG gtGGAGAATGGCCTGATCGTGGTAGCCTACAAGGACGGCTCACCGGCACATCCGCATTTCTTTGGCCTGGACAAAGTTCTGCAGTATTGGGAAAACTGGCTGCTTCGCCTGGAGGACTTCACAGACAAGAACCCGCCAGTCACATGA
- the LOC114795224 gene encoding LOW QUALITY PROTEIN: glycine N-acyltransferase (The sequence of the model RefSeq protein was modified relative to this genomic sequence to represent the inferred CDS: inserted 2 bases in 1 codon) translates to MKSGEMRRLTAEELETAEVLLRGSFPHSVMVYGHVFVMNRVKSVRTNVFVDCWPDFKILFVQPVREEPSDSFNDCAVYTKDEEIFKNFLMETEIIDWHNYFCLGSDLHHEETLNAAAVAKGVKEMKRLSACYMLTLRDPAHLQQVDSSTLVLSPLNESHVAIVNRTWKFGQDEHSVKFIRDMIRHFPTCCVLDGGXQPVAWVLTYANGALGMLYTLPEHRGKGYAKVLISTLSRQLHAQGHPVFCFIERENKLSYRIFKGLGFTEEPSYTVAWFGFNSV, encoded by the exons ATGAAGAGTGGAGAAATGCGCAGGCTGACCGCAGAAGAACTTGAGACAGCCGAGGTTCTCCTGCGAGGATCCTTTCCTCACTCAGTGATG GTGTATGGGCATGTTTTTGTAATGAACAGAGTGAAATCTGTACGCACCAATGTGTTTGTGGACTGCTGGCCGGACTTCAAAATCCTGTTTGTTCAGCCAGTCCGTGAAGAG CCATCTGATTCCTTCAATGACTGCGCTGTTTACACCAAAGATGAGGAAATTTTTAAGAATTTCCTAATGGAGACGGAAATTATTGACTGGCACAATTACTTCTGTCTGG GGTCAGACCTGCATCATGAGGAAACCCTGAACGCCGCAGCTGTCGCTAAAGGGGTAAAGGAGATGAAAAGACTGTCTGCGTGTTACATGCTGACCCTGCGGGATCCTGCGCACCTCCAGCAGGTAGACAG CTCCACACTGGTGCTGTCGCCCCTCAACGAGTCCCATGTCGCCATTGTGAACAGGACCTGGAAGTTCGGGCAGGATGAGCACTCAGTGAAATTCATCAGGGACATGATCCGGCACTTTCCTACCTGCTGCGTGCTGGATGGGGG TCAGCCGGTGGCGTGGGTCTTGACCTATGCTAATGGTGCACTGGGAATGCTGTATACCCTTCCAGAGCACCGGGGCAAAGGCTACGCCAAGGTGCTGATCTCGACCCTGTCCAGACAGCtccatgctcagggacacccgGTTTTCTGTTTTATAGAGCGGGAGAACAAACTATCCTACCGAATCTTTAAAGGCCTGGGTTTTACAGAGGAGCCCTCTTACACCGTAGCATGGTTCGGCTTTAACTCTgtttag
- the LOC114795228 gene encoding cystatin-like, which yields MSVFWKLVGLAVAAACVVEGDVMVGGPMDVDINDQSAQNALKFAVAQHNKGSNDVFVSAVQNVIEARKQVVAGIKYIFEVQMARTQCKKGGVEELCEFHEDPALAKPFTCTFEVWSRPWMNSIVLLKNTCAN from the exons ATGTCCGTGTTTTGGAAGCTCGTCGGCCTTGCCGTCGCCGCGGCGTGTGTCGTCGAAGGCGACGTGATGGTCGGAGGTCCGATGGACGTGGACATAAACGACCAGAGTGCGCAGAATGCGCTCAAGTTCGCCGTCGCCCAGCACAACAAGGGCAGCAACGACGTTTTCGTCAGCGCGGTGCAGAATGTGATCGAGGCTCGCAAGCAG GTCGTCGCCGGGATTAAGTACATTTTCGAGGTGCAGATGGCAAGGACCCAGTGCAAGAAGGGTGGGGTGGAGGAGCTCTGCGAATTCCACGAGGACCCCGCACTCGCCAAG CCCTTCACCTGCACATTCGAGGTGTGGAGCAGGCCCTGGATGAACTCCATCGTACTGTTGAAGAACACTTGTGCGAATTAG
- the ephx5 gene encoding epoxide hydrolase 1, translating to MQAVEAIQKALQELDRPKLQLLALSSVGIGLTYFLVWRRKAKKSIPLGDGWWGHGQQTLRDDNKIYPFKVETSEDEINDLHRRIDQMRYTEPLEDCGFQYGFNSNYLQKVVSYWRNQFDWKKQVAKLNEYPHFKTNIEGLDVHFVHVRAPHRPGQKVLPLMLVHGWPGSFFEFYKILPLLTDTKDDLAFEVICPSIPGYGFSEAPHKQGFCSLDAARIFLKLMERLGFNKFYLQGGDWGSLITTNMAQMKPQCVSGLHLNMLAVTKGGVGMLLSLIIGPYLPFLVGFTREDVRRLFPYFEKNVYDLLMESGYMHIQGTKPDTAGCGLNDSPVGLAAYILEKFSTWTDRKNRDLEDGDLEKKYSLDDLLTNVMIYWTTRSIIPSMRFYKENFKTNPQNRVDARTGIFVPMGHAAFPNELMHCPLPWARWRFKDIRSYSYMPRGGHFAAFEEPRLLAEDFVKFVRKVEGKKR from the exons ATGCAGGCAGTGGAAGCCATTCA GAAAGCTCTACAGGAACTGGACCGTCCAAAGCTGCAACTGCTGGCGCTGTCCTCAGTAGGGATTGGACTGACCTACTTCTTGGTATGGAGGAGAAAAGCCAAAAAGAGCATCCCTCTGGGTGATGGATGGTGGGGTCACGGGCAGCAGACTCTTCGGGACGACAACAAAATTTACCCATTTAAGGTGGAGACCTCCGAGGATGAAATCAAT GACCTTCACAGGCGCATTGATCAGATGCGCTACACAGAGCCCCTGGAAGATTGTGGCTTTCAGTACGGCTTCAACTCAAATTACCTCCAAAAGGTGGTTTCCTATTGGAGGAACCAATTTGACTGGAAGAAGCAGGTTGCAAAGCTCAACGAGTACCCACACTTCAAAACCAACATTGAAG GTCTGGACGTTCATTTCGTGCATGTCCGGGCACCCCATCGTCCTGGGCAGAAGGTCTTGCCTCTTATGCTCGTCCATGGATGGCCTGGCTCCTTCTTTGAGTTCTACAAGATCCTCCCTCTGCTCACCGACACAAAGGATGACCTGGCGTTCGAAGTCATTTGTCCCTCAATCCCAGGTTATGGCTTTTCAGAGGCCCCGCACAAACAGG GCTTTTGCTCCCTGGATGCCGCACGGATCTTCCTCAAGCTGATGGAGCGTCTGGGATTCAATAAATTCTACCTtcagggaggagactggggTTCCCTCATCACCACCAACATGGCCCAAATGAAGCCCCA GTGTGTAAGCGGCCTCCACCTCAACATGTTGGCCGTGACCAAAGGGGGCGTCGGCATGCTGCTCTCCTTGATTATTGGGCCATACCTCCCCTTCCTGGTGGGCTTCACGCGCGAGGATGTCCGTCGTCTGTTCCCGTACTTTGAGAAGAACGTGTACGATCTCCTGATGGAGTCTGGGTACATGCATATTCAGGGCACCAAGCCGGACACTGCAG GGTGCGGCTTGAATGACTCCCCAGTTGGACTCGCTGCATACATTCTGGAGAAGTTCTCCACCTGGACTGATCGTAAGAACCGAGACCTGGAGGACGGGGATCTAGAGAA AAAGTACAGTCTAGATGACCTCCTGACCAACGTCATGATTTACTGGACTACACGCAGCATCATCCCATCAATGCGCTTCTACAAGGAGAACTTCAAGACCAATCCTCAAAACAGAGTGGATGCCAG GACTGGGATATTTGTGCCCATGGGACACGCAGCATTCCCCAATGAACTCATGCACTGCCCACTGCCTTGGGCTCGCTGGAGGTTCAAGGACATCCGCTCCTACTCCTACATGCCCCGGGGTGGACACTTCGCTGCATTCGAGGAGCCCAGGCTGCTGGCAGAGGACTTTGTGAAGTTTGTGAGAAAAGTGGAAGGCAAAAAACGCTGA
- the mad2l1bp gene encoding MAD2L1-binding protein, protein MPFDKYDKEIGVVENNATRTAAGRVEPAQDQVPASDPSDPVSPNRVPCERTAGTADKENSECDEEAFRPKVDPAHSMKTLHASMHLQRQASDEEKELVHRAKEECMVDVVFPGRVTKEGCCRFVCEILKCVLYQRQQLPMTYDQLVYHQKQQQASSQSEEIVAWRPLRAAGEWDWRKCHRTLQAVEEVLTHLEILFSLSLVPRVLLMLGGSVLLPKELYELNMEDVSLGTGDCSLRTSVCLRQLFRALFVADILPDARPVRLMTTTVMALAHRDCGVTGFCPKMNFRVPVRVKKQVIRLSCDRSVARAMLEHPSDWADYVWFQAPVNIKGFCK, encoded by the exons ATGCCATTCGACAAATA CGATAAGGAGATCGGTGTGGTGGAAAACAACGCGACGCGGACTGCCGCCGGCCGAGTGGAACCGGCGCAGGACCAGGTCCCAGCATCAGACCCTTCAGACCCAGTGTCGCCGAACCGGGTCCCGTGCGAAAGAACCGCGGGCACGGCCGACAAAGAAAACTCTGAGTGCGACGAGGAGGCGTTTCGTCCCAAAG TGGATCCAGCGCACAGTATGAAGACATTGCACGCCAGCATGCACCTCCAGAGGCAGGCTTCTGACGAGGAGAAAGAGCTCGTTCACAGAGCCAAGGAGGAGTGCATGGTGGACGTGGTCTTCCCAGGACGTGTCACGAAAGAGGGCTGTTGCAGATTTGTCTGCGAAATACTCAAGTGCGTCCTGTATCAGCGGCAGCAGCTCCCCATGACCTACGATCAGCTGGTCTaccaccagaagcagcagcaagCGTCTTCACAG AGTGAAGAGATTGTGGCGTGGAGGCCGCTGAGAGCAGCTGGCGAATGGGACTGGAGGAAGTGTCACCGGACGCTGCAAGCGGTGGAGGAGGTTCTCACACACTTGGAGATTCTCTTTTCACTCAGCCTGGTGCCACGTGTGCTCCTAATGTTAGGGGGCTCCGTGCTGCTGCCCAAGGAGTTGTACGAGCTGAACATGGAAGACGTGTCCCTTGGCACCGGGGACTGCAGCCTGAGGACCTCTGTGTGCCTGCGGCAGCTCTTCCGCGCTCTGTTTGTAGCGGACATCCTGCCGGATGCACGGCCTGTCCGCCTCATGACCACCACCGTCATGGCTCTTGCTCACCGGGACTGCGGTGTGACCGGCTTCTGCCCCAAAATGAATTTCCGGGTTCCGGTGCGAGTTAAGAAGCAGGTCATACGTCTGagctgtgatcggtctgtcgCCAGGGCGATGCTGGAACACCCCAGCGACTGGGCAGATTACGTTTGGTTTCAAGCCCCTGTGAACATCAAGGGATTCTGCAAATGA